The genomic region TGCTCATCGTATTCGACGCCTATGGTACCCTGTTTGACTGGAACGGCGGCATCGCCCAGGCGCTTGCGCTGGAGGGCGTCAGCCGAGAGGACGGTTGTTTGCTCGCCGCAAACGCCCGCGACGTGCAGCTGCGGCTGGCCTGGCACGCGGCCTTGACCGAGGCGTACCGCGACTTCGACCGCCTCACGCGAGAAGCGTTCACCCACGTGCTCGGGGAGCGGATGGGGCCCGAGGCGGTAGAGCGCGTCGCACAGGCGCAAGACGCGCTTCCGCTCTTCCCGGACGTTACTGAAGCGCTCGACGGTCTGCGCGACGTGCCGCTTGCCATTTTGTCGAACGGCACGTTGCGCGCGTTACAAGCGATGCTCTCACGCCACGGCCTCTTGTTTTCGTTTCACCACATCGTATCCACGGATCCCGCTCGGACGTACAAGCCGGCGCGGCGCGCGTACCAGCACGCCGTGCAAACACTCAACGTGCAGAAGCGCGACGTGCTCTTCGTGTCGAGCAACGATTGGGACGCCGCCGCCGCGGCCCACTTCGGATTCCGCGTCTGTTATCTGGCCCGTTCGGGAGCGCGCCCACTCCCCTACGGCCGCGCGCCTCAGCACGTCCTGCGGTCCATGGCTGAGCTCCCGCCGCTTTTGGCCTCGCTAAGAACATCATGAAGCGAGCTGCCTGTGGGTTGCCCCACCGGCAGCTCGCTGGCCTTTCTCGCCTGGTTACGCGCGGCCCGACAGGCTCTGCTCCGCGTACGCCACGAGGCGCTTCGTGATTTCGCCACCCACCGAGCCGTTCTGGCGCGCGGTGGTGTC from Alicyclobacillus vulcanalis harbors:
- a CDS encoding haloacid dehalogenase type II; this encodes MLIVFDAYGTLFDWNGGIAQALALEGVSREDGCLLAANARDVQLRLAWHAALTEAYRDFDRLTREAFTHVLGERMGPEAVERVAQAQDALPLFPDVTEALDGLRDVPLAILSNGTLRALQAMLSRHGLLFSFHHIVSTDPARTYKPARRAYQHAVQTLNVQKRDVLFVSSNDWDAAAAAHFGFRVCYLARSGARPLPYGRAPQHVLRSMAELPPLLASLRTS